The proteins below come from a single Kaistia algarum genomic window:
- a CDS encoding TenA family transcriptional regulator, giving the protein MVEAAKLDRVLNPDELRSALESAIRGKSANTSPFSKAWAAGTLSRDHLSRWAENHYHYVGPFADYLAYIYARMPEQYVEAKDFLLANMYEEEIGGDRHTDLLIRFGEACGTSRERITDPENMSPTTRGLQSWCYAVAMREDPIVAVAGLVVGLESQVPSIYRKQTPTLRETYGFTDEEVEFFDLHIVSDEIHGERGYQIVLEHARTLELQARCLKICEIGAQMRLLYTTALYNDYVQATSSE; this is encoded by the coding sequence CAAGCTGGATCGCGTGCTGAACCCCGATGAGCTGCGCAGCGCGCTGGAAAGCGCGATCCGTGGCAAGAGCGCCAACACCTCGCCCTTCTCCAAGGCCTGGGCGGCGGGGACGCTGTCGCGCGATCATCTCTCGCGCTGGGCCGAGAACCATTATCACTATGTCGGCCCGTTCGCCGACTACCTCGCCTATATCTATGCCCGCATGCCGGAGCAGTATGTCGAGGCCAAGGACTTCCTTCTGGCCAACATGTATGAAGAAGAGATCGGCGGCGACCGCCACACCGACCTGCTGATCCGCTTCGGCGAGGCCTGCGGCACGAGCCGCGAGCGCATCACCGATCCGGAGAACATGTCGCCGACGACGCGCGGGCTGCAGAGCTGGTGCTATGCGGTGGCGATGCGCGAGGACCCGATCGTGGCGGTGGCCGGGCTGGTGGTCGGGCTTGAATCGCAGGTTCCCTCGATCTACCGCAAGCAGACGCCGACGCTGCGCGAGACCTATGGCTTCACCGATGAGGAGGTCGAGTTCTTCGACCTGCACATCGTCTCGGACGAGATCCATGGCGAACGTGGCTACCAGATCGTGCTGGAACACGCCCGCACCCTGGAACTGCAGGCCCGCTGCCTCAAGATCTGCGAGATCGGCGCCCAGATGCGCCTCCTCTACACAACCGCCCTCTACAACGACTACGTCCAGGCAACCTCTTCCGAA